A stretch of DNA from bacterium:
GGTGAAGGCGCCTGGCTACGTGATGGTTGTCGATCCTTCACTGTTGACCGGTGGGGTTGACGTGACCAAAGGCGCTCATAAGGACGCGCTGTATCTGGTCAATACCGTAAAATCACCCAAAGAAGTTCGGGAGACGATGGGCATTGCGGGCGGCAAGATATTCACGGTGGATGCCACGGGCATCTCGCGCGATGAGCTGGGCCGGCCCTTGCCGAACACGCCGATGCTGGGTGCGCTGTCAAAGGTGTCGGGGCAGGTCAGCGTTGAGACGGTGACAGGTGCGATCAAGCGCCGGTTGGGCAAGAAATTCTCTGAGAAGGTAGTTACTGCGAATCTTAAGATGGTCCAAAGGGGCTATGAGGAGGTCAAGGGAGAATGAGCGACGAGCTTCCAGGCTGGAGAGATATACCGATTGGCGGGATGATACTTGAGGCTGGCAACTCCGTTAAGTATGAGACGGGGACTTGGCGGTCCAGCAAGCCAGTGTGGGACCCTAACAAGTGCATCCACTGCTTGCAGTGTTGGATATACTGTCCCGACATGTCGATCACGGTGAAGGACGAGAAGATGGTCGGCATCGACTATTTCCACTGCAAGGGCTGTGGCATTTGCGCTTCCGTTTGCCCCGCGAAAGTCAAAGCGATAACGATGGAAATTGAGGAAACGTGATAGATGCCAAGTCTATTGGGGAGGAAAAATAAATGCCACGAGTAGTTGCATATACGGGCAACGAGGCAGTTGCCGAGGCCATGCGTCAGATTGAACCTGACGTCGTGGCCGCATACCCGATTACGCCTCAGACGGAGGTAGTGCAGACGTTCTCGGGATTTGTGAACGATGGTGTAGTCAAGACCGAGATGATAACCGTCGAGAGCGAACACAGCGCGATGAGCGCTTGCGTTGGCGCAGCGGCGGCGGGCGGCAGGGTGATGACAGCAACCTCCGCCAACGGCTTGGCGCTGATGTGGGAGATACTCTACTGTGCATCTGGCAATCGTCTGCCGATGGTAATGACGGTTGTGAACAGAGCCATGAGCGCTCCGATCAATATCCACTGCGACCACTCTGATTCGATGGGAGCCAGAGATACGGGGTGGAT
This window harbors:
- a CDS encoding 2-oxoacid:acceptor oxidoreductase family protein; the encoded protein is MAEILEFRWHGRGGQGTVTAAKLFAEAALAEEKFIQAFPEYGPERAGAPLAAYNRVSDEPIYVHCAVKAPGYVMVVDPSLLTGGVDVTKGAHKDALYLVNTVKSPKEVRETMGIAGGKIFTVDATGISRDELGRPLPNTPMLGALSKVSGQVSVETVTGAIKRRLGKKFSEKVVTANLKMVQRGYEEVKGE
- a CDS encoding 4Fe-4S binding protein codes for the protein MSDELPGWRDIPIGGMILEAGNSVKYETGTWRSSKPVWDPNKCIHCLQCWIYCPDMSITVKDEKMVGIDYFHCKGCGICASVCPAKVKAITMEIEET